AAAATGTTACTAAAAAAAATAAAAATCCTTAAAACTTAGATAATTTGAGAGCAGTTCGTATTCAAAAAAATCTATTTTTTCTTTCGATGAATTTCAGGTTTTTTCTCTTTATAATCACAATCTTGAAAAATTCCACAAGAAACACTTTTACGAGCTAAAGATTTAGTGGTTTCAAATTGTTTGTAAAAAGCTTCTAATTCTGGAGATAAATATTTCATAATTTTTTTTCAAAAATAGTTTAAATTTTAAAATTCTGATATCAATATAATCTTAAGAAATTATTAAATTTAAGGATTATTTTGTCCATTTATGTAACAAAACAATATCTTAATCATCTTATAAATATAACTAAAATACTAAAACTATGTTTCAAGATAAGCTACCAAACAATTCCCCAAAAAGAAATATCACTATGAATGCTCACGAAATTGATTATAAGATTTTCGGAGAAGAAATGCAATTTGTAGAAATTGAATTAGATCCTCAAGAAGGAGTTGTTGCAGAAGCTGGTACTTTTATGATGATGGATGACCACATTAAAATGAATACCATTTTTGGTGATGGATCTAATCAAGAAAAAGGTATTTTAGGTAAAATATTTTCTGCTGGAAAACGAATTTTAACGGGTGAAAGTTTATTTATGACCGTTTTTACAAACGATGGAATTGGCAAAAAGCAAATCTCTTTTGCATCACCTTATCCAGGAAAAATAATTCCCATTGATTTAGCCGAATTTGGAGGAAAATTTATCTGTCAAAAAGATGCTTTTTTATGTGCTGCAAAAGGAGTTTCAATCGGAATTGAATTCTCTAAAAAGTTAGGAAGAGGGTTATTTGGTGGCGAAGGTTTTATCATGCAAAAAATCGAAGGTGATGGTTTAGGCTTTATTCATGCAGGAGGAACTATGGCTAAAAAAGTCTTAAAACCTGGTGAAGTTTTAAAAGTTGATACAGGTTGTATTGTCGGTTTTACAAAAGAGGTAGATTATGATATTGAGTTTGTTGGTGGTATAAAAAATACTGTTTTTGGTGGCGAAGGTTTATTTTTTGCAACTTTACGTGGTCCAGGAACTGTCTATATTCAATCTTTACCTTTTAGCAGATTAGCAGGTAGAGTGTTGGCAATGGCTCCACAAACAGGCAATGGAAGTAGAGGAGAAGGCTCTGTTTTAGGTGGCATTGGTAATTTATTAGATGGTGATAATAGATTTTAAACCACATGACTTTTAATAAAAAAACCTAAACTTTTAGAAAAGTTTAGGTTTTTTATATTTAAGAACTAGAAGGAAATTAATTTTCCATAGAATGATACACAGAATTTACATCATCATCTTCTTCTAATTTTTCTAATAATTTTTCAACATCAGCTTTTTGTTCATCATTTAATTTTACAGTTGATGTCGGAATTCTTTCAAATCCAGAAGATAAAATTTCTATATTATTTTCTTCAAAATAAGATTGTAAAGAACCAAATTGCTCAAAAGGAGCATAAATTATAATTCCATCTTCATCATCAAAAACCTCTTCCACATCAAAATCAATTAATTCTAATTCTAATTCCTCTAAATCTGTAGTAATATCTTCTTTCTTTAAAGTGAAATTACAAACGTGATCAAACATAAAAACAACAGAACCAGAAGTTCCTAAATTTCCATCATTTTTATTAAAAGCGGCTCTAATATTAGCAACAGTTCTGTTATTATTATCGGTTGCAGTTTCTAAAAGAATGGCAATTCCATGAGGAGCATAGCCTTCAAAAAGTACTTCTTTATAATCTGCTGTATCTTTGTCAGTTGCTTTTTTTATGGCTCTTTCAACATTGTCTTTTGGCATATTTGCTGCCTTAGCATTCTGCATAACAGCTCTTAAACGCGAGTTTGCTTCAGGATTTGGACCACCTTCTTTTATAGCCATCACAATATCTTTACCAATTCTAGTAAAGGTTTTTGCCATTGCTGACCAACGCTTCATTTTACGTCCTTTTCTTAATTCGAATGCTCTACCCATTTCTGTTGTTTGTTTTTTAAATGCTTACAAATGTAAAAATAAGTAAGTTGGTTTACAATTATTTTATTAGGGACTTTTTGTTTAAAATAATGTCACAAATTCACGAATTAGAAAGAAATAATTGATAATAATTAAGACCTAGTTTTGTCTTTTCGACGATAGGAGAAATCACATAATCTTGCTCAACTTTATGCTCTAACTCTTTTAAGACTTCTCCAAAAAGTCCTTTAGATTAGCAAAGTATAATTATTGCATTTAATTCATATATTTAGAACACTAAAGAATTGTTACTTTTTTAATGAAAAAGAATGGAGTGAACTTGTCAAAAGTCCAGATTAATAAGATCTATACTTCGTATTAGTCTCCATTCTTTTATTACCGATTACAAAGGACCAAATAGAATTTCAGCTTCGCCCTTTTAAAGGTTTTAGTCAACGTAATCATCTTTTACTAACACAAAACAAAATTATGAAAATTAAACAAACTATTGGTATTGACATTAGCAAATTAACTTTTGATGTCCGTATTCACAGTAACCAGTGTTATCAATCATTTGAAAACAACTCAAAAGGATTTAAAGCACTTGTAAAATGGGTCGAAAAAAACAACCCAATTTCTAAAGAGCAAACTTTATTTGTTTTAGAACATACAGGTATTTATTCTGAAGAAATCTCATTATTTTTTGATATAAATAACTTTTATTTTGCACTAATTCCAGGTTTAGAAATAAAGAAATCCCTTGGTATTTCTAGAGGAAAAGATGATAAAGTAGATGCCACAAAAATAGCACTTTATGGGTATCGATTAAGAGATGAAATTAAACCTTATAAACTTCCATCAAAAAATATTCATCAACTAAA
The DNA window shown above is from Polaribacter sp. Hel_I_88 and carries:
- a CDS encoding TIGR00266 family protein, producing MNAHEIDYKIFGEEMQFVEIELDPQEGVVAEAGTFMMMDDHIKMNTIFGDGSNQEKGILGKIFSAGKRILTGESLFMTVFTNDGIGKKQISFASPYPGKIIPIDLAEFGGKFICQKDAFLCAAKGVSIGIEFSKKLGRGLFGGEGFIMQKIEGDGLGFIHAGGTMAKKVLKPGEVLKVDTGCIVGFTKEVDYDIEFVGGIKNTVFGGEGLFFATLRGPGTVYIQSLPFSRLAGRVLAMAPQTGNGSRGEGSVLGGIGNLLDGDNRF
- a CDS encoding YebC/PmpR family DNA-binding transcriptional regulator is translated as MGRAFELRKGRKMKRWSAMAKTFTRIGKDIVMAIKEGGPNPEANSRLRAVMQNAKAANMPKDNVERAIKKATDKDTADYKEVLFEGYAPHGIAILLETATDNNNRTVANIRAAFNKNDGNLGTSGSVVFMFDHVCNFTLKKEDITTDLEELELELIDFDVEEVFDDEDGIIIYAPFEQFGSLQSYFEENNIEILSSGFERIPTSTVKLNDEQKADVEKLLEKLEEDDDVNSVYHSMEN